DNA from Dama dama isolate Ldn47 chromosome 5, ASM3311817v1, whole genome shotgun sequence:
GCAGTGGCCCCATTCAGATCTTATCTCTAGCAGCCTCTCCTGGCTCTCTGTACTGCTTGGCTCTGGGGCTACAAGGGTACCTAGGCTCATCAGACCCCACAAAGGGCTCAGGGTTGAGGTGCAGCCCTATTACTCTGTACTTGCCCTTCCCAAAGAATGCTTCTAGTCCCTTCTCCCTGGAGGAAAACTAGATGGGGTTTCCAGGACCTGTGAAGGTGTTGGTGCCAAGGATGAATCTTGTGAACATCTCCCAACACTGAGGGAACAGAAGGAGATCACAGGCAGGGAGAGGTTGTCCCTGAAGCAGGAAGTACTCAGGTTTGGAGAAGGACTTCCAACCCAACAGATGctccaagtgaaaaaaaaaactctttcccTGGACTGACATATATGAAATCAGGGGGATGGACAATACAACTTCCTGTGGGAAGGCTGGGAGCTGGATAGATACCCCAAAAGAAATGTCTGTGGTCCTGATAATAGCAGCTCCTATAATGGACCAGAAAATATGCAAATTCcatgaaaaataaaagctcatATGAAGCATCCCACTTCCCCAGCTTAAAATTGGAGGAGACAATGGGAAGGaccagaaaatatgaaaattccatgaaaaataaaagctcatATGGGTATCTCCAGCTTAAAATTGGAGGAAACAACGGGAAGAGAGGCAGTGCGCCCTTTCTTAACCCTGTCTGAGGGCAAGGACTGGTCTTTCACCTCTTGTGTGCAagtccacaccccacccccatccctggtGACCATTACCAGTCCCCTGACCTCAGCTTCACTCAGGTTGCAATGACCATGGAGGGGGGCAGAGTCAGTCTGGTGACCTTTGAAGGTAAAAGAGTAATCCAAGAATGCAGGGGGGTCATCTAGGGGCTCCCAGAAAAAAGGACCCTGGGCTGCTGGTTCCCATGCTGGAGCCCGAGGCCCCCCTCTCACAAGCAAGGCTGAGGCCCAGAGGTTACCGCGGGACGCTGTTAGGTTTATTCCAGGGTGAGTGGGTGCTCAGGGGGGAGCAGCAAGGATGGCCGAGGTCACCTCTTGACATGGTGCCTGGGGGTGGCCAAAGGTTCTGCAGGGCCCTGCAGGGCCTGAGTCTCTGGTTGGTTGGGAAGCTCCACCTTCTGCCCCAGCCCAAGGTAGGGGAGGCAGTCACTGATGGAGCAGTTTCCGTAGTTCGCAGGGCTCGGTGATGGGCATCGAGCAGGCCTGATTCTCACACACATAGGCAGTGGCCCGGTCTTCTAGCCGCCGAAGGGTATTCAGGAAGGGCAGCTGGCGGGACAGGAAGCTCGAGGGGTCCCCATCAGCCAGAATCAGCACCTGGGAGAGCGTCAGAGAGAGTCACCTGGGGCCACCCAGACACCAGCAGGACCCATTGGTGGGTTTCTTCCCCAAGCcttcagaggagccagagatacCAGGGAGCTGAGGAAGTGAGGGGTCCCGGGCAGGGGAGGCTGAGAGTGGGGCTGGGCTCAGAGACCAAACCTTGTTAGGGATGTAGATGGAGTGGACACACTGCAACAGAGCCTTGGTATCCTTGGCCTGAGGGTCTCCACAGATCACAATCTAGCCAGAACAGAAAGGTAACTCCAGTGACTGATGCAAAGAGGCTGGATCCAGACCTAACAGGccctccccatccccctgccACCCATCCTATATGCCTAAGGAGAAATGGGGACTCAGCATCCCCCAGATCAGCTGCCAGGAGGCTGCATCAGATTCACTGCTCAGCAGGTGAgaacatgtacacatacacacacacacaaatgagaaTACACTAAGTGGCAGGGTCATATGTAGCGACAGAGACACACGGGGACACGCACACACAGTCAGAGacaccagcacacacacataagacgTGACACACGGGaagacacacagaaacacagagagCCACACACAGGGAGACACAGAGTcatcacacatacacagagcAGATGCCCACAGGGAGGCAGACACcagacacacataaacacacacacacagaggcacagatATACAGGCAAACATACAAATATAGGCAGGCAAACCTAAACATGGGGCATACGCATACAACCAAGCAATCATGTACTGGTGATCACTCACCCCAGCACACACCGAAAGGCAGGAACACGGTCACACACCTCCAGAGTTATGCAAATCCAGATGCACACACAGAGCAATCACACACATAGGGACATACAGCCAGAGGCATATACCTGCACACACTGCACTGCTGACCCAACTACACcgacacacagaggcacacagacacacatttcAGCAACCACAGAGATCCACATTTAACCCTCTCCTCTGAGAACCCTACTCATAGGAACTCACAAAGGCACCTGCTCATGATGGAGACCTGCCTCAGACACATACAGACTCTCCTGCCTGAAAAAAGGAGCCTTACAGACATTCCCTCggagacacacacgcacacagggcTACACACTCATGGACCTGAGCTCTGGGGACAGCCCCAGAAACTCCACTCCATGCCTCCACTGCAACCCCAGCTTCCCTTCCACCCTGGGTCCCAGCCCAAGGGCCCCACCTGCTTGAGGGTCTGCTGGTGGGCTGAGAGGGCACGGACCATCTCAGGCAATGCCACGGGGACACGGCGCATGCGCTCGGAGAAGGCGGTCAATAGGCACACACACTTGTCCATCCAGTCCTTGTGGCCCGTGAAACCATGCAGCCGAAGCAGGTTGTGAGCCGACACGGAGTTGGCACTGGGCTCTGCGCCATCCTGGTCTgcaggggacagggagggaggatCACTGGGTCCCAGGACCCTGATCCAGGACTGTTGCCAGGATGGCAGGGGGATGGGGTGGAGTCCCTGCCCACTGGCTCCTGTCCCAGGTCTGAGAATGAATGCCAGGCCCAGCTGTAACTGGCCCTTTGCACCCTTACATGCTTCCTCAACTCCACCTGCCCAGACTGAGCTGTTGCCCCCCAGGGTCCTGCATCTCCCAACTGAAACCTCCACCCAACCACCAACTGCCCCTCCTTCCGACTTCCCCACCTCCCACTTCTAATCCACTGTGAATCTGCAGGGTCTGTGACCAGAATAGATCCAACCTGACCACTTCTCCCATCTTGTACTTCTGCCTTGTCTGGACCTTCGCCATCACTTGCCTGGACTGAGCACAACTAACGGCTTCCTACCTAGcctccctgtttccccatctctcctcTACCATCAGTCAGAATGATACTCTGAGATCTAAACCAGAGCAGATTACAACCAACTCGAAACTCACCAGAGCCTTCTACTCCTTGCCACATTTGTAAGACCCTGCAGGGATCCAGCCCCCCGGGCATCCTCCCCTCATGCTGGCCTCtgcccctctgccctccaggaCACAAGCTGCCCATTCAGAGCCTCTTGGGGGCTGTTCCCTCCACCTGAAATCCTTCTCCTGCTCCTGCAGGACCACATGGCTCTATCTTGCCCTCCAGTCCTTGGTTAAATGACACCTGTACAGGTTTAATTTGACTTCCCTGCTGAGTTGGGCCCTACCATTGTTCTGTCAGGGCCCTTTCAGTCattcagttaacatttattgagcatctcatTACATACCAGACATGCAGGAGATCCTAGGTTTACAGCAGTGACAATATCCTGACCCCATGATGCTTAAATCTGGGTGCCGTTAACAGACTAGATGCATCAGGTGATGCTAAATGCCACTGAGAAAAGTCAGGAACAGGGTACACAGTGGGCAGCTCCTACTTCTCCATGGCACTCACAATTTTAACTGCATTTGTGTGTGCGATTTTGCTTTAAACAGTACTGTCTGTGCACTGTCTCCCTGACTGCCTAGGAAGCCTTATGAGAGTAGGGATGAAGTTGGCCTTGTTTAGTCTATCTAGGCATGTCAGTTACTGTCACCAAGCATGCTCACAGAATAGCTACATTAATCTTCATGTCAACCATGTAAGGAAATGCCACCATTAGCTCCATTTTGCATATTAAGAATCTGAGGCTCTGAAATGTAGAGACCAATTCAAAGTCACTCAGTGCTAAAGATGTAAGCCCAAGAGGGCCTGGGCTCTGCCCTTGCCAGCTCTTCACCACCACACTGCACTTACTCCTCCCCCAGGAAAAACCAAGCCCAGTTGGGTCCAGTACCCCAGGCCAGCTCCACACCCTCACTGACCGTCCTTCAGACGCAGCGGCAGGCCAGCCCCCAGCTCAGCCTCACTGCAGAAGTAGCCGCCGCCCCGGGAGTCCCAGAAGAGCCTGTCCTGCGTGTCCTGCAGCCGCAGAGCCCACTCGAGCCACGCACTCTCCTGTGAGGCCTCGTACAAGTCCAGCAGGCCCCTCACCACAAAGGCGTAGTCCTCCAGGAAGCCCCAGCAGGGCGGGTTGCTAGGGGGACAGGCATTGGGGAGGGGACAGGCCAGGAAGAAAGGCACTTTCACAGAAGAGGCCCTTTTCACATGCTTTTATTTAACCCTCAAAATCTAGCTCTTGAGTAGGTCCTGTTAGCCCATTTCTCAGATGAGCAAATGGTCTCAAGGAGGGTAAGAGCTCAGAGTAGGCAGAAAGCAGAACCAGGACTAGCACCTacccagaggggaggagaggggcagagagaggcCTGGGATGCCTAGGGAGGCAAGCCTTCCCAGGCTGCCCGGTACCCTACCTGTGTTCCACAGTCCCACCAGCGCCTGCATAGCAGGTCCGCATTAGGCGGCCACTGGCCACGTCAAACATGTGCCGCTTCAGGAACTTGGCACCATTGATGGCATAGTTGATCACCCTCTCCTGGCCCAGAACAGCCCCAGTCACAGCAAAGCCAGACACCATCAGTCCTGGAAGTAGGAGACACAGGTGGTTGTGACCCCGGCCGGGGCCCTCCCGGTATATCCATCCCAACCCCCCAAGCTCTGACATCTCCCTGGAGCAACAGGGCAAGTGCATAAGAGTTTAAGCTCCAGAGCCAGGCAGGGCTGGGCTCCTATCTCTGTATGACCTTGGTTGGATTACTGTAGGCTTCAATTCACTCATTTGTAAATTAAGGACAATAAACctgacaaagaaaaaattaatattaagcaGGTGCCTGACATACATAAGGCCCTTGTGAAGGGGAATTCGATATACAGATCAGGCCTCAGACACACCACCTCACCATTCCAGGCAGCCAgcatcttgctgtccaagtgcGGCTTCGGCCGATGTTTCCGGGCCTGGAAGAGCTTCTCGAGACCTGAATTGAGTAAGGTTCGTACGGCCTCCACGTCCAGGCCAAAGCGGGCGGCAGTCAGCTCCAGCGAATACCGGACGGTCAGCACGTTCTGGCCCTGCAGCTCCCCCTTGGGGTCCTGAGAAAGACAGCTCTTGACCGAGGGAGTCCACTGGCCTGCGTGGTTTCAAGACCCCTCCTGTGATCTCAGCAGTCCTCACCTGACTGGGGCCGATGTTGCCAGCCTCCGTGAGCCCATAGTGCTTCATGAGGAGCTGGCCTGAGGTCAGAGGCTCGGTGGCACCCGGCACAGACTCAGGGAGGAGTTGCTGGACCTCCTTGACAGTCCACAAGTAGAAGGCGCCCTCTTTGGGCCGCATGCCCCGCTCCGGGGGGGAGTCTGCGTCCTCTGCACTATAGAAGCCTCCAGACTGTAGGGAGGGGAGAGTTGGCTGGCCCCTCCCTTCAGGGCAGTGGAGGCCCCCAGCCCTCCCGCAGCCAGGCCCGCCTGCCTCAGTGGACACACACCCGGTGACTCAGGTTCCGAGCAACGTACTGCAGGATACCTTTGGCCACTTCGGAGTAGAACTCGTCACCAGAGATCtgagtggggaggaaggaggctgTAAGCAGAGGTCTCTAGGTACAAGGTGGGCAGTAAGTGTTCTCCcagggggggcagggagggaggctgggtAGTGGACATGAGACTGAATTAGGGGTGAAGCTAAGGGGGAGCCACAGGTCACCAGGAAGGCCCTGGAAGGGGCAGCCAAGAGCAGGTGGACAGGCTGGCTCTCCGCTCAGGGCTGGGGTCAGGGGTCACCTGGAAGGCTTGTGAATAGGCCACTGTGAGCTGTGCCTGGTCATATAGCATCTTCTCAAAGTGGGGGACGTGCCACTGGCGGTCCGTGGAGTAGCGGTGGAAGCCCTGTGCCAGGACAAACATGGGACTGGAGGCTGACCCCAGCCACTGCCTCCACCCGCTGCCACCAGCGCCCTCTCCAAGGAATGCCTGGGCACCCCCCCTCACCTGCCCCACGTGGTCTCGGATTCCCCCGTTGGCCATCATCTTCAGGGTATGCAAGGCCATCTGCTGGGCCCGAGAACCGTCCTGGGTTAGCCGGTGGCTGAGCCAGTAGGAGAACAGGAAACTCAGGATCACTGCGGACACCAAGAACATGCAGGTTAGAGAACAGGAAGGGCAGGGGGCCGAGATCTGGGTGATCAGGACTCTGGCCAGGCTAGGGTTAGGGGTTCACTCAATAGGCAGTCTCTCTGGATAGGCTAGGTCAACCCACAGGACAGGTGGTAATCACCAAGGTCAGCATCAGAGACAGTCCCTGCTAAGACCAAAAGTCAGAGCTTCACTAGACAGCTACTGATAGGCAGGATGGGGTTAGGCGGTCACTGGCCAGACAGGAGAGTGGGAAGTTAAGAACCAAGGCAGGAGTCAGAAGAGGTCACTGACAAGGGTAGGCTTTGGAAGGCCAGGCCAGGGCTGGAGTGGGCACAGGGCAAGGGGGCATCGACCTGGTGTGGGGAACTTGGGGGCCTCGGCAAAGCCACCATACTCCTCATCATAGCCCTCATCCAGTTGCTGGAAGCAGCGGCTGTTCATGGTGGCAGCGGAAGGCGGCAGCTGGCGGTCACCCATACTGATCGCCGACCGAGCCAGCAGAGCGGTGGTGACCCGCTGACTGTTTTCTAGCAGGGTACTCTTGTTCTGTTTCCACTGTGGGAGGCAGGGGGCAGACCTGGAGGTCAGCATGGGGTGAAGACCCCTTGTTTTCCTCACCCTTGACCCCCGGCCCCCTCTATCCCCCAGGGCATACCCACCTGGTCCCGTATCCTCAACAACACCGTGCGGAAGCCAACTCGGGTCAAGCCATCCTCAGGGGGAAAGTAGGTGCCCCCCACAAAGGGCTGTAGGTTGGGAGTCAACCACACACTCATGGGCCAGCCCCCGCCACTGCTGGTGGCCTGGCAGAGAGAGGGCAAGGGTGAGGGGAGCAGCCCCACGTACACGGGCAGCCACCCATCCAAGGGAAGACCACTCACCTGCACAAAGGTCATATACACCTTGTCCACGTCAGGCCGCTCCTCCCGGTCCACCTTCACGCTGACAAAGTCCTCACTGAGCAGGCGGCCAATCTCCTCGTTCTGGAAGGACTCCTCTTCCATCATGTGGCACCAGTGGCAGGTGGAGTATCCCACTGGAATGGGGCCACGGGGACCAGGGAGGACCAGTGACTGGTCAGAGAGGGGAAGCCAAAGGGCTCCAGCTGGGCCTACGATGCCCTAGCATCTAGTTTCCTGGAAGGCCCCAGGCCCAAAGGACCCATCCCCTATCTACCACCACTCCCCTGCGCCCATCCCAGGAATGGTGGATGCAGTACCTGAAAGAAAAATtggcttgttttctttcttggccTTGTCAAAGGCTTCCTGTCCCCAGGGGTACCTAAGGCCAGTACAGTGGGGCATCACTCACTAGCTCGGGAGGGGGGCAGAAGGAAGATTGAGGGTCTAGCTGCCCCAGGAGGGCATCAGGAGAGGACTcaccagtccacagggttgtaggCATGTTGCAGGAGGTACGGTGACTTCTCATTGATCAGGCGGTTGGGGACCTTCTGGGGCGTGGACTGAGGGCAGTTAGTCCGGCTCCCCTTCGCTCCAGCAGGCATAGGCACCGAACTACTGACCGTCACACTTCGGTCCTTGTCCCGGGAGGAGCTACCCCTGGTGTGGGCAGGTGGGTCAGGCAGGTCAGACCAGGAGTTTCCACTGCTTCCACCTACACCCAGCCCAGAGGCCCACCTGACCATCCCCCGACCCCCCACACCCCGTGGTACCTCTCCCGGAACCCCCTGCTCCCAGCCCAACCCACCTTTCTGAACCACGGGGGAGACCGTGGGCTTTGTGCTCCCCCTTGTGTTTTTGGGGGGGTGAAGAAAGGTGGCTCATTGGGGGCTCCCTGCCAGGTTAGTCTCCCCCAGCCTCTCGACCTGGTGGTGGGAACGATGATGACTGTGAGGTCAGGGCGAGTCACAATGGGTGGAATGGTCTTTCAGGCTCCATTCTCTCCCTCTCACCGGGCCCCACCCAGGGTGACTGGGCTGGAGGTTATCTCTGGCATGCCTGCCTGGGTATGTGATCTGGGCAGGAAGGCTGCTGGCTGCTGTGTGTAGGACTGGGCCAGGTGAGGGGCAAGGAGAAGAAATTCATTTGGCATCAGGAACTCCCTCACTCAATATCCATCCAGTGGGCACTTCTGGGGGGCCAGGTCCTGTGCCAGATCCCCATTACCCTCAGAGAATTAGTAACTGGCTCTGATCTCAGGGAGCTCCACCTGGGAGGGGCAGGCCTAAGTAATGACAAGCTCTTGCAGCATCAAGGGCTGTGACAGGCCAGCCCAGAGTGCTGTTGGACAAGGACCCTTGGCCAAGCATTGGGGTTCAAGGAAAGCTTCCTGGAGATGGTGTCAGAACAGAGTTCCTGCAGCAAGCAAGCCCTGCagctggaggggagggagagagaagaggattACCGTCTGAGCCCGGTCGCAGGAGCTGGCCCTAGTCTGGGGGGAAGGCAggcatggggtggggaggtgaccGGGCAGGCACAGGGGACCAGCGCCAGGACAACTAACCCCCGGGCTCCGCAGGCGTCGGGTGCTGAAGCGTGACCCTCGCCCGCCCGTACCTGTAGCTCAAGGCGAGGACTGGCCCGGCCCCGGGCAGCAGGAAGCCGCGGCACCGTAAGGTCCGCGCGCCCAGCATGGCTGCTGGTGGCGGTCGGCCCGGACGCTGCGGACAGGAAGGGAGGGCGGGAGGGAAGCGGCGACGGGCAGGCCCAGGCACCGAACCGGCCGGGGGAGTGTCTTCGCTGATACGGCGGGCAGCAGGCTGGTCTCTGAGCGCCGCTCGGCGGCCGTTCACGGGACTGCAGACCGTATACTTGGGGCTTGGGAGGACACAGGTCTGTGCAAAAAACTGGGTGGACTTGATAGGACGGAAATCAGGGCCTGCGGGGCGGTAACCCTCTTACGGAGAATATGGAGGCTGTGAGGATGCCAGGGCCGTGGAAAGCCAGAGCCTCCGGTCATTTTTTCCAACCCTTGCcggttttacaaatgagaaatgaGGTGAGAGGCAAAGGCGTGGCTTTTCCAGGCCATCCAAACTGGGAGCTTCGCCTTTGCTCTGCCCCCTCACCTGAAGATCCTGCTCAAACCCCACCCCTTCAGGAAGCctctgaataataataatgaaccaACTTTCAGGTGCTATCAGGTATTTTACAAGTCTCATTTGctacccttcagttcagttcagtcgctcagtcgtgtccgactgcaaccccatgaatcgcagcacaccaggcctccctgtccatcaccaactcccagagtttacccaaactcatgtccatctagtcggtgatgccatccagccatctcatcctctgtcgtccccttttcctcctgcccccaatccctcccagcatcagggtcttttcaaatgagtcagctcttcgcatgaggtggccaaagtattggagtttccacttcagcatcagtccttccaatgaacacccaggactgatctcctttaggattgactggttggatctccttgcagtccaagggactctcaagagtcttctccaacaccacagttcaaaagcatcaattcttcggtgctcagctttcttcacagtccaactctcacatccatacatgaccactggaaaaaccatagcctcgactagacggacctttgttggcaatgtaatgtctctgcttgttaatatgctatctaggttggtcataactttccttccaaggagtaagcgtcttttaatttcatggctgcaatcaccatctgcagtgattttggagccccaaaaaataaagtctgacactgtttccccatctatttgccatgaagtgatgggaccagatgccatgatcttagttttctgaatgttgagctttaagccaactttttgatgAAAaagcctttcactttcatcaagaggctttttagttcctcttcactttctgccataagggtggtgtcatctgcatatctgaggttattgatatttctccctgcaatcttgattccagcttgtgcttcttccagcccagtgtttctcatgatgtactctgcatataagttaaacaagcagggtgacaatatacagcctgatgcactccttttcctatttggaatcagtctgttgttccatgtccagttctaacttgcttcctgacctgcatataggttaccttagtcaacatttattgagtgcccatGAGACACTCTGCTAGGTACAACGGTGGGCAGAGAGAGACCAGGCCATCCCATCCTTGTGTTACTCACAGTCTGATAAGGGAGGCAAAAACTAATCCAACAGCCATACAGATTAATGAGACGTGCCATGACTAGGTACCACAAGGAAACTTGTCTGGTGGGAGACAGGAGGGGGAAGGCCTTCCTAAGGAAATCACATTTGTGTAGCAGCTTTCGAAGAACAAGAGGATGCAATCTGGAAAGGACCTGGGG
Protein-coding regions in this window:
- the SPATA20 gene encoding spermatogenesis-associated protein 20 isoform X2, producing the protein MLGARTLRCRGFLLPGAGPVLALSYRGSSSRDKDRSVTVSSSVPMPAGAKGSRTNCPQSTPQKVPNRLINEKSPYLLQHAYNPVDWYPWGQEAFDKAKKENKPIFLSVGYSTCHWCHMMEEESFQNEEIGRLLSEDFVSVKVDREERPDVDKVYMTFVQATSSGGGWPMSVWLTPNLQPFVGGTYFPPEDGLTRVGFRTVLLRIRDQWKQNKSTLLENSQRVTTALLARSAISMGDRQLPPSAATMNSRCFQQLDEGYDEEYGGFAEAPKFPTPVILSFLFSYWLSHRLTQDGSRAQQMALHTLKMMANGGIRDHVGQGFHRYSTDRQWHVPHFEKMLYDQAQLTVAYSQAFQISGDEFYSEVAKGILQYVARNLSHRSGGFYSAEDADSPPERGMRPKEGAFYLWTVKEVQQLLPESVPGATEPLTSGQLLMKHYGLTEAGNIGPSQDPKGELQGQNVLTVRYSLELTAARFGLDVEAVRTLLNSGLEKLFQARKHRPKPHLDSKMLAAWNGLMVSGFAVTGAVLGQERVINYAINGAKFLKRHMFDVASGRLMRTCYAGAGGTVEHSNPPCWGFLEDYAFVVRGLLDLYEASQESAWLEWALRLQDTQDRLFWDSRGGGYFCSEAELGAGLPLRLKDDQDGAEPSANSVSAHNLLRLHGFTGHKDWMDKCVCLLTAFSERMRRVPVALPEMVRALSAHQQTLKQIVICGDPQAKDTKALLQCVHSIYIPNKVLILADGDPSSFLSRQLPFLNTLRRLEDRATAYVCENQACSMPITEPCELRKLLHQ
- the SPATA20 gene encoding spermatogenesis-associated protein 20 isoform X1, which codes for MSHLSSPPQKHKGEHKAHGLPRGSERGSSSRDKDRSVTVSSSVPMPAGAKGSRTNCPQSTPQKVPNRLINEKSPYLLQHAYNPVDWYPWGQEAFDKAKKENKPIFLSVGYSTCHWCHMMEEESFQNEEIGRLLSEDFVSVKVDREERPDVDKVYMTFVQATSSGGGWPMSVWLTPNLQPFVGGTYFPPEDGLTRVGFRTVLLRIRDQWKQNKSTLLENSQRVTTALLARSAISMGDRQLPPSAATMNSRCFQQLDEGYDEEYGGFAEAPKFPTPVILSFLFSYWLSHRLTQDGSRAQQMALHTLKMMANGGIRDHVGQGFHRYSTDRQWHVPHFEKMLYDQAQLTVAYSQAFQISGDEFYSEVAKGILQYVARNLSHRSGGFYSAEDADSPPERGMRPKEGAFYLWTVKEVQQLLPESVPGATEPLTSGQLLMKHYGLTEAGNIGPSQDPKGELQGQNVLTVRYSLELTAARFGLDVEAVRTLLNSGLEKLFQARKHRPKPHLDSKMLAAWNGLMVSGFAVTGAVLGQERVINYAINGAKFLKRHMFDVASGRLMRTCYAGAGGTVEHSNPPCWGFLEDYAFVVRGLLDLYEASQESAWLEWALRLQDTQDRLFWDSRGGGYFCSEAELGAGLPLRLKDDQDGAEPSANSVSAHNLLRLHGFTGHKDWMDKCVCLLTAFSERMRRVPVALPEMVRALSAHQQTLKQIVICGDPQAKDTKALLQCVHSIYIPNKVLILADGDPSSFLSRQLPFLNTLRRLEDRATAYVCENQACSMPITEPCELRKLLHQ
- the SPATA20 gene encoding spermatogenesis-associated protein 20 isoform X3, which codes for MRSHRTSCNMPTTLWTVGYSTCHWCHMMEEESFQNEEIGRLLSEDFVSVKVDREERPDVDKVYMTFVQATSSGGGWPMSVWLTPNLQPFVGGTYFPPEDGLTRVGFRTVLLRIRDQWKQNKSTLLENSQRVTTALLARSAISMGDRQLPPSAATMNSRCFQQLDEGYDEEYGGFAEAPKFPTPVILSFLFSYWLSHRLTQDGSRAQQMALHTLKMMANGGIRDHVGQGFHRYSTDRQWHVPHFEKMLYDQAQLTVAYSQAFQISGDEFYSEVAKGILQYVARNLSHRSGGFYSAEDADSPPERGMRPKEGAFYLWTVKEVQQLLPESVPGATEPLTSGQLLMKHYGLTEAGNIGPSQDPKGELQGQNVLTVRYSLELTAARFGLDVEAVRTLLNSGLEKLFQARKHRPKPHLDSKMLAAWNGLMVSGFAVTGAVLGQERVINYAINGAKFLKRHMFDVASGRLMRTCYAGAGGTVEHSNPPCWGFLEDYAFVVRGLLDLYEASQESAWLEWALRLQDTQDRLFWDSRGGGYFCSEAELGAGLPLRLKDDQDGAEPSANSVSAHNLLRLHGFTGHKDWMDKCVCLLTAFSERMRRVPVALPEMVRALSAHQQTLKQIVICGDPQAKDTKALLQCVHSIYIPNKVLILADGDPSSFLSRQLPFLNTLRRLEDRATAYVCENQACSMPITEPCELRKLLHQ